One Tachysurus fulvidraco isolate hzauxx_2018 chromosome 2, HZAU_PFXX_2.0, whole genome shotgun sequence DNA segment encodes these proteins:
- the lrrc38b gene encoding leucine-rich repeat-containing protein 38 — MLPCVCRVHPLLAFISFALLTRGETCPATCKCPDPHTVDCSGRGLTRLPEEIPLDVRRLLLSNNWIPRIPADFLVLYSDLVYLDLRNNSLSHIEPGTLSTSSRLVFLDLGSNNLTEIPKGTFGESRSLIKLRLGNNPHLSMVNEDAFRGLTSLRELELERNALSSLEVGALSQLPSLRVVRLEGNPWVCNCNFANLFAWLVENSHKLPNGIDSMECSLPTDGRRVPLSQLSQDSFRECQITLTLTDFLIIIFSGISVSVAAIMASFFLASTVHCFQRWSKGTKGEDEESEE, encoded by the exons ATGTTGCCATGTGTCTGCCGGGTCCATCCTCTCCTTGCCTTTATCTCATTTGCCTTGCTGACACGAGGGGAAACCTGTCCAGCCACCTGCAAGTGCCCGGACCCTCACACGGTAGATTGTAGCGGTCGAGGACTCACTCGTCTCCCAGAGGAGATCCCGCTGGATGTGCGCAGATTGCTGCTGTCCAACAACTGGATTCCTCGCATTCCTGCTGACTTTCTAGTGCTTTACAGTGACTTGGTATATCTGGATCTCCGGAACAATTCGCTCTCACACATTGAACCAGGAACTTTGAGCACCTCTTCTAGGCTAGTTTTCTTGGACTTGGGCAGCAACAACCTGACTGAGATCCCGAAAGGAACATTTGGCGAGTCGCGAAGTCTCATCAAGTTGCGCTTGGGCAACAATCCTCATCTGAGTATGGTCAATGAGGATGCCTTTAGGGGCTTGACCTCACTACGAGAACTTGAATTGGAGCGCAATGCCCTTTCCAGTCTCGAGGTTGGTGCGTTGAGCCAGCTGCCTTCTCTGCGGGTTGTCAGGTTAGAGGGCAACCCTTGGGTGTGCAACTGCAACTTTGCCAACCTTTTCGCTTGGTTAGTTGAGAACAGCCACAAGCTTCCAAATG GTATCGACAGTATGGAGTGCTCTTTGCCCACTGATGGCCGCCGTGTGCCTCTCAGTCAGCTATCCCAGGACAGTTTCCGGGAGTGTCAGATCACCCTGACCCTCACCGacttcctcatcatcatcttctcgGGCATCTCCGTGTCCGTAGCGGCCATCATGGCCAGCTTCTTCCTGGCTTCCACCGTGCACTGCTTCCAGCGTTGGAGCAAAGGTACCAAAGGCGAGGATGAAGAGAGCGAAGAATAA